In Fusarium oxysporum f. sp. lycopersici 4287 chromosome 2, whole genome shotgun sequence, a genomic segment contains:
- a CDS encoding glycylpeptide N-tetradecanoyltransferase yields the protein MSEESKPVEPVVDETNAELKGKAIAHADAEAEADDNDAESGSEEEHEEQHAAEGSGDKKKKKKKKSKRSKVKEALTGSKSAPTDSDFHKALDGLTPQQIKEFLALNPALSQEVNKATKSDDPSGSQAADMLKKMSLQDIMTGLAAGGKNAKDMGSYKFWQTQPVPKFGEDATLKEGPLRIQKVEEVDKEPAPLIPGFEWVTMDLTKEDEIKEVYELLNKHYVEDDEAMFRFNYSPSILRWAMMPPGWKKEYHVGVRATQSRLLVAFISAIPVHLRVRENVVTCSEVNFLAIHKKLRGKRLTPVLIKEITRRSNLNEIWQGLYTAGVVLPKPVSTCRYFHRAINWQKLYECGFSPLPANSKPQYQVRKYALPDDTSTKGLRPLEEKDLDAVMDLYKRYNARFDMTPEFSREEAHHWFVPKVGPNEQQVVWTYVVEDENKKITDFFSFFCIESTAIGNAKHNVIKVAYMFYYGTDVALQDKFDKAALKKRLNELVHDALIISKRHKFDVFNALTLMDNALFLEQQKFGAGDGQLHYYLFNYRVNPIAGGVDRKNQLDEENLSGIGLVMP from the exons ATGTCCGAGGAGTCCAAGCCAGTTGAGCCCGTCGTCGACGAGACGAATGCCgagctcaagggcaaggccaTCGCTCACGCCGACGCCGAGGCTGAAGCCGACGACAACGATGCCGAATCTGGATCCGAGGAGGAGCATGAGGAGCAGCACGCTGCTGAGGGTTCcggcgacaagaagaagaaaaagaagaagaagtcgaagcgatcaaaggtcaaggaggCCCTGACCGGCTCAAAGTCCGCCCCGACCGATTCCGATTTCCACAAGGCCCTCGATGGCCTCACTCCTCAGCAGATCAAGGAGTTCCTCGCCCTCAACCCGGCCCTCTCCCAAGAGGTGAATAAGGCCACCAAGAGCGATGATCCTTCCGGCTCCCAGGCTGCCGACATGCTTAAGAAAATGTCACTACAAGATATCATGACTGGTCTTGCCGCTGGCGGAAAGAACGCCAAAGATATGGGATCGTATAAGTTCTGGCAGACGCAGCCTGTGCCCAAGTTTGGAGAGGATGCGACTTTAAAGGAGGGTCCTCTGCGCATTCAGAAGGTCGAGGAGGTTGACAAGGAGCCCGCCCCTCTGATTCCCGGCTTTGAATGGGTTACAATGGATTTGACCAAGGAGgacgagatcaaggaggTTTACGAGCTGCTGAACAAGCACTACgtcgaggacgatgaggctATGTTCCGCTTCAACTATTCTCCCTCTATTCTTCGATG GGCCATGATGCCTCCTGGCTGGAAGAAGGAATACCACGTTGGTGTCCGCGCAACTCAATCCCGTCTTCTCGTAGCTTTTATCTCAGCTATCCCCGTTCACCTGCGTGTCCGCGAGAACGTTGTCACCTGCTCTGAGGTCAATTTCCTCGCCATCCACAAGAAGCTCCGAGGCAAGCGTCTCACGCCAGTACTCATTAAGGAGATTACCAGACGCAGCAACCTCAACGAGATCTGGCAAGGACTCTACACCGCCGGTGTCGTCCTTCCCAAACCCGTCAGCACATGCAGATACTTCCATCGCGCTATTAATTGGCAAAAGCTTTACGAGTGCGGTTTCAGCCCTCTTCCCGCAAACAGCAAACCTCAGTATCAAGTTCGGAAGTATGCGCTACCAGACGATACTAGCACCAAGGGTCTGCGACCACTGGAAGAGAAGGACCTTGATGCTGTCATGGATTTGTATAAGCGATACAATGCGCGCTTCGATATGACGCCAGAGTTCAGTCGCGAGGAAGCTCACCACTGGTTTGTCCCCAAGGTTGGACCTAACGAGCAGCAGGTTGTGTGGACATACGTTGTTGAG GACGAAAACAAGAAGATCActgacttcttctctttcttctgcATCGAGTCGACTGCTATCGGAAACGCTAAGCACAACGTTATCAAGGTTGCTTACATGTTTTACTACGGTACAGATGTCGCGCTGCAGGACAAGTTCGACAAAGCTGCTCTCAAGAAGCGCCTTAACGAACTTGTTCACGACGCCCTCATTATCTCCAAGCGCCACAAGTTCGATGTGTTCAACGCATTGACGCTGATGGACAATGCGCTCTTCCTGGAGCAGCAGAAATTCGGAGCCGGTGATGGTCAACTTCATTATTACCTGTTCAACTACCGTGTTAACCCAATTGCTGGTGGTGTCGATCGTAAGAACCAGCTTGACGAAGAGAACCTGAGTGGTATCGGACTTGTGATGCCTTGA
- a CDS encoding transcription initiation factor TFIID subunit 2 has translation MTTLAMPQEPAPANHSLLDIDDEAASTEDGSVLEFFIIKQEVNLEVNFRDKRIDGTTDIFLVVFSDKIEDIVLDAADCDIDTENIFIADIKESNGDLVESHRRRTTAIYNDPYAKLTHPKSWSLRADHHDIRRKRAQSIFRSRKNDVPAENREFEGCTPVYRSLKVNLRGKAEPDRPRLIIRKSMIGLDANERSNKQYRITIPFTHRNPRDGIQFVGVDPLDNRFTHMYTRSSIHPGTASCIFPGIDDHGSRCDWRISIKYPRTLGDALQQALATQQNGSNPDKMQIDGQERIHNLAEEDKLREMSVVCSGFLMEETVDPEDDHKKIMTFEPEKKVSVQKLGFAVGPFEHIDLSSEFRTEEDEVKLGMNALKVHAYCLPHRADWVRNTAAAITMAADFFTFTFARYPFGNFKLCFLDDMIQDTVALYSMAFVSNRLLFPDDIIDTEIDVTRKIVQTLAYQWIGINMIPNTRNDLWLIVGIAHFMTDLFMKKICGNNEYRFRMKTLSDKLVQMDVERPSLYDLGPYLHLGEFEMDFMTLKAPVVFFILDKRLIKASGGHGLTRILSKLLTKVQIESSDRATILETEKFRTTCEKGAKYRLESFWSQWVYGSGCPRFDVKAKFNKKRLCVELTLNQIQFQTAKKPPLDKNDFLRVVKERRSGVKPGEVQPLFTGPMTVRIHEADGTPYEHILEIREDATRSTKFEIPYNTKYKRLKRTRRMKEKQNVGASMDAENLDDALLYCLGDVLQTPDEQAQWELIDWDPETERKMDQESYEWIRVDADFEWSCDMKRTLEPYMYVSQLQQDRDVVAQQDAMLYLTHGPLHPIASGFLTRTLVDRRYFHGIRTMAAEALPRQANIKDLSMLGLRQLMKAFSEMFCHKGTNQPKPNDFSDKKQYNVQCAIIKAIAQVRDAHTYKCPLDARQFILDQLLFNNNEDNPYSDHFYIATLVEALATSLIPSKQDDWFAMQNKIPNEDEKQFLERAIEQIERVLRRDEWTHSYQNVWTIAGLSAKQRLMKAEVIPKKYSDFGQYLLDGTRDLIRIKAFEALIDLGAMLDPTVFSFLTYSLITDRSPYVRNKLIEAAASGLAAIAFGEHAKVVKNDPRPEDEGDLLLVQDSAQEIEARKEMFARKENLDAALKALRREMDETYGGDERHYSIAMRKALDHPSLGRGEMESMLDLAAMMFEEAGDWVITLPLPKAWKVERPVQQLSNRLIMKFKAHYRTTPREPIVQAPPLPPPAPPAPIIEQKRPAPLQKTSSIKINTHKTASAQRPSVPPPQRPSASASPVVQSPKPTLPKQERDTIVASPGLSRQASATSSSGSKPSWPPEPSSASSIKRPRPEKDEQHTPAPKRAKVDKPFDSGIPKKKKSKIITLRVAPNRLAPLLRKEKKPNGNGRVSLPSGAPRDGSAPSLSSRSDSITAKPARKPLPGDAARRPLPGGPASSPHPTPERKVSLNTPSNPTPKPKSASPATSTPPPAAAPTQRPKIKLIRKPQPPPAP, from the exons ATGACTACACTCGCCATGCCACAGGAGCCTGCGCCTGCGAATCACTCTCTACTCGATATAGACGACGAAGCGGCCTCTACAGAAGATGGATCAGTGCTCgagttcttcatcatcaagcaagaAGTCAATCTCGAGGTCAATTTTCGCGATAAGCGCATTGACGGAACGACCGATATTTTTCTTGTCGTATTCAGCGATAAGATCGAGGACATAGTCTTGGACGCTGCAGATTGCGACATCGATACCGAGAACATTTTCATCGCTGATATTAAGGAGTCAAACGGTGATCTCGTTGAGAGTCATAGACGGAGAACGACAGCGATCTACAATGATCCATACGCCAAGCTCACTCACCCAAAGAGTTGGAGTTTGAGAGCCGACCACCACGATATTCGCCGCAAGCGTGCCCAGTCGATATTCCGCAGCCGCAAGAACGATGTCCCCGCCGAGAATAGAGAGTTCGAGGGGTGCACACCGGTCTATCGATCGCTGAAGGTGAACCTGCGCGGTAAGGCCGAGCCGGATCGCCCGAGGCTCATCATCAGGAAGTCTATGATAGGTCTTGATGCGAACGAGAGATCCAACAAGCAGTACAGAATCACCATACCATTTACCCATAGAAACCCCCGAGATGGGATACAGTTTGTTGGCGTCGATCCCCTGGACAACCGGTTCACGCACATGTACACACGAAGTTCGATACATCCTGGGACTGCTTCGTGTATTTTCCCTGGTATAGATGATCACGGATCACGTTGCGACTGGAGGATATCAATCAAGTACCCCCGTACCTTGGGTGATGCTTTGCAACAAGCGCTTGCTACACAACAAAACGGTAGTAACCCCGACAAGATGCAGATTGATGGCCAGGAGCGTATCCATAACCTTGCCGAGGAAGATAAACTCCGCGAGATGTCGGTTGTCTGCTCAGGTTTCCTTATGGAAGAGACCGTAGATCCCGAAGATGATCACAAAAAGATAATGACCTTCGAGCCTGAAAAGAAGGTGTCTGTACAGAAGCTTGGTTTTGCAGTGGGCCCATTTGAGCATATTGATCTTTCATCTGAGTTTAgaacagaagaagacgaggtCAAACTGGGTATGAATGCGCTCAAGGTTCACGCATACTGCCTACCACACCGTGCCGACTGGGTAAGGAatacagcagcagccatcACTATGGCAGCTGATTTCTTTACATTCACGTTTGCTCGATATCCGTTCGGCAATTTCAAGCTCTGCTTccttgatgatatgattCAGGACACTGTGGCTCTCTATTCCATGGCTTTCGTCAGTAATCGATTACTTTTCCCAGATGACATTATCGATACCGAGATCGATGTCACAAGAAAGATCGTTCAAACATTGGCGTACCAGTGGATAGGGATCAACATGATACCGAACACAAGAAATGATCTATGGCTTATCGTTGGCATCGCGCATTTCATGACAGATCTCTTCATGAAGAAAATTTGCGGAAACAACGAGTACAGATTTCGGATGAAGACACTATCCGACAAGCTTGTTCAGATGGACGTCGAACGGCCATCTCTTTACGATCTCGGCCCTTACCTGCATTTGGGAGAGTTCGAGATGGACTTTATGACTCTGAAAGCTCCCGTGGTTTTCTTCATCCTGGACAAGCGACTCATTAAGGCTTCAGGAGGACACGGATTGACACGCATTCTCTCTAAACTGTTGACAAAGGTTCAGATTGAATCTTCTGACAGGGCTACTATCCTTGAAACAGAGAAATTCCGAACAACTTGTGAGAAGGGGGCAAAGTATCGGCTTGAGAGCTTCTGGAGCCAGTGGGTTTACGGTTCAGGATGCCCGCGATTTGATGTCAAGGCGAaattcaacaagaagaggctCTGTGTTGAGCTTACGCTAAACCAGATTCAATTCCAGACAGCGAAGAAGCCGCCGCTAGACAAGAATGATTTCCTACGCGTCGTCAAGGAGCGCCGCTCTGGTGTTAAGCCAGGCGAAGTACAGCCTCTGTTTACAGGACCGATGACGGTACGAATCCATGAAGCCGATGGAACGCCTTACGAGCATATTCTGGAAATCCGCGAAGATGCCACAAGGTCTACCAAATTCGAGATTCCATACAATACGAAGTACAAGCGGCTCAAGCGCACGCGTCGCATGAAGGAAAAGCAAAACGTTGGTGCCAGTATGGATGCGGAGAACTTGGATGATGCGCTCCTCTACTGCTTGGGCGACGTTCTGCAGACGCCAGACGAACAGGCACAATGGGAGTTGATTGATTGGGACCCCGAAACTGAACGAAAGATGGACCAAGAGTCGTACGAATGGATACGTGTAGATGCCGACTTTGAATGGTCTTGCGATATGAAGCGGACTCTTGAGCCGTACATGTACGTGTCACAATTGCAACAAGATAGAGATGTCGTTGCTCAGCAGGATGCTATGCTTTACCTGACCCATGGCCCTTTGCACCCCATCGCGTCAGGTTTTCTTACCAGGACGCTTGTGGACCGCCGCTACTTTCATGGTATCCGAACCAtggctgctgaagctctaCCACGACaggccaacatcaaggaTCTATCAATGCTTGGCCTTCGACAACTGATGAAGGCTTTCAGCGAAATGTTCTGCCACAAAGGTACGAACCAACCAAAGCCGAATGACTTTTCCGACAAGAAGCAATACAATGTTCAGTGTGCTATTATCAAAGCCATCGCTCAAGTGAGAGATGCTCACACTTACAAATGTCCGCTTGACGCTCGCCAGTTCATTCTGGACCAacttctcttcaacaacaatgaGGACAACCCATATTCTGACCACTTTTACATCGCTACCCTTGTGGAGGCTCTTGCTACGTCTCTCATCCCTTCCAAGCAAGATGATTGGTTTGCGATGCAGAACAAAATTCCTAATGAGGACGAGAAGCAGTTCCTCGAAAGGGCCATAGAGCAAATCGAGAGAGTTTTACGGCGAGATGAATGGACCCATTCATACCAGAACGTTTGGACTATTGCTGGTCTAAGTGCCAAACAACGATTGATGAAGGCGGAAGTAATCCCAAAGAAGTACAGTGATTTCGGGCAATATCTGTTGGACGGAACGAGAGATCTTATTCGGATCAAGGCCTTCGAGGCTCTGATTGACCTGGGGGCTATGTTGGATCCGACAGTGTTCTCATTCTTAACATACTCGCTTATTACCGACCGGTCACCGTACGTGCGAAACAAACTCATTGAGGCCGCTGCCTCCGGACTCGCAGCCATCGCTTTCGGAGAGCATGCTAAGGTTGTTAAGAACGACCCTCGgccagaagatgagggagaTCTTCTGCTTGTGCAGGACAGTGCTCAGGAGATCGAGGCAAGAAAAGAGATGTTTGCGAGAAAAGAGAACCTGGATGCAGCGCTCAAGGCTTTACGAAGAGAGATGGATGAAACCTACGGAGGCGACGAACGACACTATAGCATCGCGATGCGTAAGGCGTTGGATCATCCGAGTCTCGGCCGTGGTGAGATGGAAAGTATGCTAGATTTAGCGGCGATGATGTTTGAGGAGGCTGGCGATTGGGTTATTACGCTCCCCTTACCAAAGGCTTGGAAGGTCGAGAGGCCTGTGCAGCAGCTCTCTAATCGC TTGATCATGAAATTCAAAGCTCATTACAGGACGACACCCCGGGAGCCAATCGTACAAGCACCACCTCTTCCACCTCCCGCTCCGCCTGCCCCTATCATTGAGCAGAAGCGACCTGCACCTTTGCAGAAAACATCTTCTATCAAGATCAACACCCACAAGACAGCCTCTGCCCAACGCCCAAGCGTTCCTCCACCTCAGCGACCCAGCGCCAGTGCCTCTCCAGTTGTTCAAAGTCCAAAGCCCACTCTACCAAAGCAAGAAAGAGATACCATTGTTGCATCACCAGGTCTGTCTCGACAAGCAAGTGCTACGTCTTCATCGGGATCCAAACCATCTTGGCCCCCTGAACCCTCATCTGCTTCTAGTATCAAGCGTCCTCGACCTGAGAAGGATGAACAGCATACCCCGGCACCAAAACGCGCAAAGGTTGATAAGCCATTTGATTCGGGTATCcccaagaagaaaaagagcaAAATCATCACCTTAAGGGTTGCCCCAAACCGTCTTGCTCCTTTGTtgaggaaagaaaagaaaccAAACGGTAATGGCCGAGTATCTCTCCCCTCAGGGGCGCCAAGAGACGGCTCTGCCCCTTCTCTGAGCTCAAGATCAGATTCCATCACGGCCAAACCCGCCAGAAAACCTCTTCCTGGAGACGCGGCGCGAAGACCGTTGCCTGGAGGCCCGGCGTCATCGCCACATCCTACACCGGAGAGAAAGGTCTCACTAAATACTCCTTCGAACCCTACACCGAAGCCTAAGTCTGCAAGTCCTGCCACGAGCACACCCCCTCCTGCAGCAGCGCCTACTCAGCGGCCCAAGATCAAGCTTATTCGAAAGCCtcaaccaccaccagcccCCTAA
- a CDS encoding hypothetical protein (At least one base has a quality score < 10), with product MERKRKLPARAAARGENAAKKRNVTPRERSATPAAPPPAPEPEPAPEPEEPPPPPLPKSIQAGKPLPTVEVAQPEELSSKEYQSVGESGVLAESLFRSRHKWISEGLFAKYWTKPHKRKGVLNEDPKNPPKDTMSKAPHNGPPPNPQALRSKGPPPAPKPDITAVVFDFGSGDRYLFPKFSILEYLPTTTGQQVVASFLIVRKGSTSEYGGDPKLDYYQPVTIRLFTPSGRHLENLARVVAPQDEVRRYMDDVMDHMTRAEYVLLAMRLPKASSDGEKDGTASEEPRTNGSTPKPDSAIEPKPAAKVGVLWTSKGNSETPPVEGRLSKPARYAEQEAEARYQRLINQVSAKDNEA from the exons ATGGAGCGAAAGCGCAAACTGCCCGCGCGGGCTGCCGCTCGAGGCGAAAATGCTGCTAAAAAGCGCAATGTTACACCTCGAGAGCGTTCTGCGACGCCTGCTGCTCCCCCGCCAGCTCCAGAGCCAGAACCAGCTCCGGAGCCTGAAGAACCTCCCCCGCCGCCGTTGCCCAAATCGATTCAAGCTGGTAAACCTCTTCCAACGGTAGAAGTCGCGCAGCCAGAAGAATTGTCGTCAAAGGAGTATCAGTCAGTTGGTGAAAG TGGTGTACTTGCCGAATCGCTCTTCCGATCCCGTCACAAATGGATCAGCGAAGGCTTATTTGCAAAGTATTGGACGAAACCCCATAAGCGCAAGGGCGTTCTCAATGAAGACCCTAAAAACCCGCCCAAGGATACCATGTCAAAG GCACCCCATAATGGACCTCCACCTAACCCACAGGCTCTCAGATCAAAGGGGCCACCACCTGCGCCGAAACCAGACATTACTGCTGTTGTTTTTGACTTTGGAAGCGGTGACCGATATCTTTTCCCCAAATTCAGTATTCTGGAATATCTACCAACTACGACTGGCCAGCAAGTTGTGGCTTCATTTCTAATTGTTCGAAAGGGAAGCACATCTGAATATGGAGGTGACCCAAAGCTAGACTACTACCAGCCTGTCACGATACGTCTTTTCACGCCATCTGGACGCCATCTGGAGAATCTTGCACGAGTGGTCGCTCCCCAAGATGAGGTCAGGCGCTATATGGACGATGTCATGGATCATATGACCCGCGCTGAATATGTTCTCCTGGCTATGAGGCTCCCGAAAGCCAGTTCGGACGGAGAGAAAGACGGCACGGCCTCGGAGGAACCCAGGACAAACGGCTCGACACCAAAGCCTGACTCGGCAATAGAGCCGAAACCCGCCGCGAAGGTTGGCGTTCTTTGGACGTCCAAAGGCAATTCTGAAACTCCACCAGTAGAAGGACGGCTGTCAAAGCCAGCTCGATATGCTGAGCAGGAGGCTGAAGCTAGATACCAGCGCTTGATCAATCAAGTTTCTGCAAAGGACAACGAAGCCTAA
- a CDS encoding hypothetical protein (At least one base has a quality score < 10) translates to MIGFELQPFYHAKQLLFNIATILPLSSETSALDLAQSLGSTQKRHYAKDNNDRQGLEEVPLGIVEKQRALDADNGAKEDGMRDGCSFEGLGQMVDVGTKEEPLYAS, encoded by the coding sequence ATGATTGGTTTCGAGCTTCAGCCCTTCTATCATGCCAAGCAGTTACTTTTTAACATTGCAACCATATTACCTCTCTCCAGCGAGACGTCGGCTCTGGACCTCGCTCAGAGCCTTGGTTCCACTCAGAAGCGACACTACGCCAAGGACAATAACGATAGGCAAGGTCTTGAAGAGGTTCCACTGGGCATAGTAGAGAAACAGCGTGCCCTCGATGCCGACAATGGAGCCAAAGAAGACGGCATGAGAGATGGGTGCAGCTTTGAGGGCCTTGGGCAAATGGTTGACGTTGGCACCAAGGAAGAGCCACTATATGCTTCTTAG